A genome region from Setaria italica strain Yugu1 chromosome III, Setaria_italica_v2.0, whole genome shotgun sequence includes the following:
- the LOC101778369 gene encoding iron-sulfur cluster co-chaperone protein HscB, mitochondrial: protein MWRRGAGLLRLHLAAATGRRARRPLAPLVPAAPSPSTASSSCRQILGIFRGSIGAPSGSRCLSNQAGGGGGGGACWSCGATGAFLSCGSCGSVQPVDPAVDYFQIFGLEREYNIKDNNLERRYKEWQKKLHPDLVHSKSEKERGYAAEQSALVIDAYRTLSNPLSRALYLLKLEGVHVDEEKTINDPELLMEMMEIREAVNDVSDSQTLEKIQSQVKKKLETWSGSFQEAFDQKDFDRAIEATQRMRYYERAVEETVKKL from the exons ATGTGGCGCCGCGGAGCCGGATTGCTCCgtctccacctcgccgccgccaccggccgtcgCGCACGGCGACCCTTGGCGCCCCTAGTACCTGCCGCCCCATCTCCCTCGACCGCCTCTTCCTCCTGCCGCCAAATTCTTGGAATCTTCCGGGGTTCCATTGGGGCGCCCTCTGGCTCTCGGTGCCTGTCGAACCAggcgggcggaggagggggcggcggcgcgtgctggAGCTGCGGCGCGACGGGAGCGTTCCTGTCGTGCGGGTCCTGTGGGAGCGTGCAGCCCGTCGACCCCGCCGTCGACTACTTCCAAATCTTTGGCCT AGAAAGAGAATACAACATAAAAGATAATAACTTGGAACGGAGGTACAAGGAGTGGCAGAAGAAGTTACATCCTGACCTGGTTCATTCCAAATCTGAG AAAGAGAGAGGCTATGCCGCGGAGCAATCAGCACTTGTGATTGATGCGTACCGCACACTTAGCAACCCTTTATCAAGGGCATTATACTTG TTAAAACTTGAGGGAGTACATGTTGATGAAGAAAAAACTATCAATGACCCAGAACTTCTTATGGAG ATGATGGAGATACGTGAAGCTGTCAATGATGTCAGTGATTCTCAAACCCTGGAGAAGATCCAATCTCAG GTTAAGAAAAAGCTCGAAACCTGGTCTGGTTCCTTCCAGGAAGCATTTGACCAAAAGGATTTTGACCGTGCTATAGAAGCTACACAGAGGATGAGGTACTATGAACGTGCAGTGGAAGAAACAGTGAAGAAGCTCTGA